The genomic DNA GTGATCGCTCGCCTCGCTGAGAAAGGAACTTGAAATGCCGGACATCCTGCATCGCATTGGGATCAAAGCATCACAGGAGCAGGTCTATGGCGCTGACCGAACAGGAGGGTCTTGCGGGTTGGTGGACGAAGGAGACGAAGGCCACGCCCAGTTGGAGCTGTTTTGCAATTCCGGTTCGGCGATCAAGGAAGAGGCGCCTGACCGGATGATAGAGACACCGACATTTGATCCGGTGATCGCCGTACTGGCCGGAACTTGAGAAAAATAAACAGAGGATGATCGTATGGCAATATACCAGATAGCTCAATATCAGGTTAATGCGCGAGCCGTAGATAAGGTCAAACGGGCAATTGAAGAGTTTGTCCGTTATGTTAAAGCGAACGAAGCCGGCACCCGGTTGTATGTGGCATGGCAGCAGAAAGATGATCCGACCCGCTTTGTACACTTCTTCATCTTTGCTGATGAGACAGCGCATACCATCCATGGCGAATCGGAGGCCGTAAAACGCTTCGAGTCGATTTACTCTCCCGAGCTTGTCGGCGGAGATGTTGTCTTCACCGATTATGACCTCGTGGCTACGAACAGCAAGTGACCCGACTGGCTCGACACAAAACAGGATGAAACGACGGAAGGAGTATGCTCATGCAAAATGCAGGAGAGATCCTCAAGAAGTTCTACGTAGCCGTCGCAAAAAAGGACATTACCGCGGCGCGTGCCTATCTGAACGACGACCTTGTATTCGTCGGGCTCTTTGAGACATATCCGAACGCTGAAGCCTATCTTAAAGCCCTGACAGGTCTTTTATCGATCACGGTGCGGCTGGACGTGAAGAAGATCATTGCGGAAGGCAACGACGCTGCCGTGTTCTTCGAACTGGAGACCGGGGCCCCGGCCGCCGCCACGACGCTGGTGGCCGAGTGGCACCAGATCAGGAACGGAAAGATCTCCCGTGTCGAGTCGGCCTTCGATGGCCGGCCCTTCGATGCCATGTTCGCGAGTGGCAAGCGGACCTGACCGGGGGAGCTGCTGGGTGATGTTGTTGCCTGTATCGCATGACGCTGCCGCAGTCTCTGGACGTATGCACTCAGTGCATTGACATCCCGAGCGCCCCCCGGTCATCCTGGGGTGCGATGCGGCACCCTCGGCCGGCTTGGCTTCATCAGAGACGCTCAGTGGAGCTTCCTCGGGCAGGAAGCCGGAGGCTCCCTCTCGTAACGCAAGCTCCCGCCTGCACCCAGCGTTTACGAGTGTGCTCGCTCGAGTGCAGGGCGCGGTTTACGGAGCATTACCCCCGGCGGAGCCGGGGTATTGCAAGTCGCGGGATTCAGCATCAAGATGCTTCCCTGAATTCGTCCGGTTTGCCTTGATAATTCCCCGGCCTCGTGCTAATCTTTTCGCAGCAGGGAAACACTGCAGCCGTTTCGCAGGGATCCCCGCAGTGCGAACGGAAAAAGGTCAGCTCCACAGAAGCCGGAGTTGTCCCGCGTGCTGTACCGGGCATGAGCCGCGCACGCATCCGCAACCCGGTATCGGAGTTATTGCAGACATGAAGAAGCGATTGATGCTCACTATCGGCGGCTTGGCCATTCTCGTCGCCATACTCGTCGGGGTAAAGGCCCTGCAGATCAGTGCTATGATCGACCAGGGCAAAAAATTCGTACCGCCGCCCGAAACCGTGACCTCTGCGACAGTACAGGCCGACACCTGGGAGACCGCCCTGACAGCCGTCGGCACGCTGAACGCCGTGCAGGGGGTCACCGTAGCCGCCGAGCTGGCGGGCAAGGTGGTCGAGATCACGTTCGAAGCAGGCACGCGGGTGCAGAAGGGCGACATCCTGCTGCGTCAGGACACCTCCTCGGAAGAGGCCCAACTCCCCGGCGCCATTGCCCAGGTGAACCTGTCAAACATCAATCTCGAGAGAATGAACCAGTTGTTCTCGAAGCAGCTGATCTCGCAGGCCGACCGTGATAACGCCGTGGCAGGCGCAGAGCAGGCGCAGTCCCAGGCAGAGAACATACGGGCCACCATTGGCAAGAAAACGATCCGCGCCCCCTTCAGCGGCCAACTCGGCATCCGCCAGGTCAACCTCGGCCAGTTGCTCCGCGAAGGGGATCCCATCGTCACCCTGCAGTCCCTCGACCCGATCTATGTAGACTTCACCCTGCCCCAGCAGCAGCTCTCGCTCGTGCGGCAGGGCCTGACGGTGCAGGTGACCTCCGACGCCCTGCCGGGCGAGACGCTGAAGGGGCGGATCACGGCCATCAATCCCCTGGTCGACGCCGATACCCGCAGCAACAAGATTGAGGCGACGGTGGCCAACCGCGGGAACAGGCTGCGCCCCGGCATGTTCGTCAACGTGGCGGTGGGGCTCCCCGCGCGGCAGACGGTCCTCTCCATACCCGCAACCGCCGTCCTGTACGCCCCCTACGGCGACTCGGTCTTTATCATCGAGGACGCCGGGGATAAAAAAGGGAAGGTGCTGCGCCAGCAGTTCGTTCGCTTGGGCGTCAAGCGGGGCGACTTCGTCGCCGCCACGAGCGGCATCAAGGAGGGAGAAACGGTGGTCAGCACCGGCGTCTTTAAGCTGCGAAACGGCCAATCGGTCGTAGTAGACAACAAACTGGCCCCCGACTTCCAGAAAGCGCCCAAGCCGGAGAATAACTGACCTTTGATGCAAGACGAAATCCACCCTGACCACAGGGGGCACGGAGGTCGCCGGGAAAGTCAAAATCCCTGCTTTTGCGGTTAACCTCGAACTGGTTTTTACCTTGGTTTCCTCTGTATTCACTGTGTCCTCTGCGGCCGAACCGAATTTTATGAACATCACCGACCTCTTCATACGCCGCCCTGTGCTGGCTCTCGTGGTCAGCCTGGTCATCATCATAGCCGGCCTGCAGGCGGTCCGCACGCTCAACGTGCGCCAGTACCCGCGCAGCGAGAACGCCGCGGTCACCGTCACCA from Nitrospirota bacterium includes the following:
- a CDS encoding antibiotic biosynthesis monooxygenase family protein; the encoded protein is MAIYQIAQYQVNARAVDKVKRAIEEFVRYVKANEAGTRLYVAWQQKDDPTRFVHFFIFADETAHTIHGESEAVKRFESIYSPELVGGDVVFTDYDLVATNSK
- a CDS encoding nuclear transport factor 2 family protein; the protein is MQNAGEILKKFYVAVAKKDITAARAYLNDDLVFVGLFETYPNAEAYLKALTGLLSITVRLDVKKIIAEGNDAAVFFELETGAPAAATTLVAEWHQIRNGKISRVESAFDGRPFDAMFASGKRT
- a CDS encoding efflux RND transporter periplasmic adaptor subunit, whose translation is MKKRLMLTIGGLAILVAILVGVKALQISAMIDQGKKFVPPPETVTSATVQADTWETALTAVGTLNAVQGVTVAAELAGKVVEITFEAGTRVQKGDILLRQDTSSEEAQLPGAIAQVNLSNINLERMNQLFSKQLISQADRDNAVAGAEQAQSQAENIRATIGKKTIRAPFSGQLGIRQVNLGQLLREGDPIVTLQSLDPIYVDFTLPQQQLSLVRQGLTVQVTSDALPGETLKGRITAINPLVDADTRSNKIEATVANRGNRLRPGMFVNVAVGLPARQTVLSIPATAVLYAPYGDSVFIIEDAGDKKGKVLRQQFVRLGVKRGDFVAATSGIKEGETVVSTGVFKLRNGQSVVVDNKLAPDFQKAPKPENN